One stretch of Microplitis mediator isolate UGA2020A chromosome 9, iyMicMedi2.1, whole genome shotgun sequence DNA includes these proteins:
- the LOC130674506 gene encoding uncharacterized protein LOC130674506, producing the protein MRVCVYNGVSEIFVIIFLSGGGPYGLGKNLRALPLNLCKGFTRAEVWYHGGSIPSPTLTRNGRSVWVRMRSDSWWLLVRHPHAMHAQWLPQFEEGGESERKRLRHPGVPTTPELLEWQNRPPPMKSYWLDTMEYIRPRPSSAVTVRDEMVDTPPLVIVDEEESTGNGSPAESHLIAGSGTRSPVESLE; encoded by the exons ATGAGGGTATGTGTTTATAATGGCGTATCTGAAATCTTTGTGATTATATTCCTAAGTGGAGGTGGCCCTTATGGGTTGGGGAAGAACTTGCGCGCCCTACCACTAAACCTATGCAAGGGGTTCACCAGAGctgaagtctggtaccatgggggatccattccaagccccacttTGACCAGAAATGGGAGAAGTGTTTGGGTCCGAATGAGGTCGGACTCGTGGTGGTTGTTGGTGAGACACCCACATGCAATGCATGCCCAATGG ttgcCTCAATTTGAAGAGGGTGGTGAGTCGGAGAGGAAGCGGCTTCGGCATCCTGGGGTGCCAACAACTCCGGAACTTTTGGAGTGGCAGAATAGGCCACCTCCAATGAAGTCGTACTGGCTTGATACTATGGAGTATATC cGGCCACGTCCGTCGTCCGCGGTGACGGTTCGAGATGAGATGGTCGATACTCCACCCTTGGTGATAGTTGACGAGGAAGAGTCAACTGGAAATGGGAGTCCTGCTGAGTCACATCTGATCGCAGGATCGGGGACGAGAAGTCCCGTTGAATCCTTGGAGTAG
- the LOC130675044 gene encoding uncharacterized protein LOC130675044: MFSYNIAVHESTNFTPFELIYGKRAHIPSSFPPSDKTEIYGTYLHDLVNRMDDMRHFTASNLIKSKNRSKRYYDAHLNPSTLNVGDQVYAIKEPRKGKFDSHYKSPYIIAEFLDNNTAVIEDEKGKRSLKHIS, from the coding sequence ATGTTTTCATATAATATCGCCGTACACGAATCCACTAATTTTACTCCTTTTGAACTTATTTACGGTAAAAGAGCGCACATACCCAGTTCTTTTCCACCCTCTGATAAAACCGAAATTTACGGAACTTACTTACATGACTTAGTCAACCGTATGGATGACATGAGACATTTCACGGCAtccaatttaattaaatctaaaaaCCGCTCTAAACGTTATTACGACGCTCACCTGAACCCCAGTACTTTGAATGTTGGAGATCAGGTTTATGCTATAAAAGAACCTCGAAAAGGTAAATTTGATTCGCATTATAAAAGCCCGTATATTATAGCTGAATTTTTAGATAATAATACAGCTGTAATAGAAGATGAAAAAGGCAAACGTTCTCTTAAACACATAAGTTGA
- the LOC130674539 gene encoding uncharacterized protein LOC130674539 has translation MIHSIFGDNVDPSKKFKLFQELQLEESNSSHHLYCNKCFFYFGVHSTSRSEEYICPICKEKFSPSNVPFFLTLDFSNRLKQILERPEVQEELLNQNERDANDEENVIKNITDGKIYKQLSQSGPMNVLSDKYNLSYTFNTDGCQAAKSSKLSIWPIYASINELSPKLKSKYLIMTGLWVDKVEPDMNLFLKPFADEANDLSSKGLRWKLGEETITSKFIPLCACFDSVARCKVLNMKQSNGRYGCTFCEHPTKCIEKFCKYPMLTDVPIERKDESVKKPNGIGECKRVR, from the coding sequence ATGATCCATTCAATATTTGGAGATAATGTCGATccatcgaaaaaatttaaactatttCAAGAGTTACAATTGGAAGAGTCTAATTCCTCTCATCATTTGTACtgtaataaatgttttttctaCTTTGGTGTTCATTCTACTTCAAGGAGTGAAGAGTATATTTGTCCAATATGTAAAGAAAAGTTCAGCCCATCAAATgtaccattttttttaactttggatTTTTCTAATCGATTGAAACAAATTCTTGAGAGACCTGAAGTTCAAGAAGAGCTATTAAATCAAAATGAACGTGATGCTAATGACGAggaaaatgtaataaaaaatataactgatggaaaaatttataaacagtTATCGCAGTCGGGACCGATGAATGTTTTAtctgataaatataatttatcctATACTTTCAATACAGATGGCTGTCAAGCAGCAAAATCTAGTAAACTCTCAATTTGGCCAATTTATGCATCAATAAATGAATTGTCaccaaaattaaaatcgaaatatttgataatgacTGGTCTTTGGGTAGATAAAGTTGAGCCTGATATGAACCTATTCTTGAAACCATTTGCGGATGAAGCTAATGATTTGTCTAGTAAAGGTTTGAGGTGGAAGTTAGGTGAAGAAACTATAACTAGTAAATTTATTCCACTTTGCGCCTGTTTCGATTCAGTAGCTCGATGTAAAGTACTGAATATGAAGCAGTCCAATGGTAGATATGGGTGCACTTTTTGTGAACACCCTACGAAatgtattgaaaaattttgtaaatatccaATGCTTACGGATGTACCAATAGAAAGAAAAGATGAATCTGTAAAAAAACCAAATGGTATTGGCGAGTGCAAAAGAGTACGGTGA